The DNA region TGAACCCACAACAGGGACAGGCGATCCGGCTGTCGGGCAGCGCATCGTCCGTGAGCTTCAGCTCGCGCGCAGCTTGGGGCGCTCGAACGGAGTAGCGGCGCGTCGATTGCGACGGATCGGCATTGTCGGACGTGGAAAACATCAACGCCTTACCCCAATGGGAGAAGCGTCCGCCGCCTGTCTGTCGGATGTCGTCATGCAAGCTATGCGGCGGGCCGAGCGGGCGCCCGTTCTCAAACAGCTGTAACGGCGACTTCAACGGCTCATCGAGACTGTCGCCGCTGGCAAAACGAGAGTCCAAATTGACGGTCCAGCAGTGATCCGACTCCCGCTTCATATCCTTCTTCGACAGCTCGACTTCCAGGTTTTGCATCGCCATCTTTCGCAGGTCTCTGTAAATCTATTGGGGGCGGATTTTCGTTTTGAAGAACAATCTGTAAATTTTAATCCGCACAACGCGTGTCAAGTCCTCGGAGAAATGCCCTCACTTCGAGCACCATCTTGTAGCGACCAAGCCGGCTCAAACAAATGTCCGGAATGCTCCTCGTCGACCACGACGTGCTATCCGCCACGGAAGCCGTCTCCGAACCGCTGGCGCACGCCTCGTCGGCATCGGATAACGATGATCGCGAGGCGCCCGGCCGCTCGGAGGTGGCCGCATGCCGGAGCGTCGCCGGAAGTCGACATCGTAGCGGGGCTTTCCAACGATGCGGCCTCACTGGTTGGACGTTCGAAGCCCCGGTGGTATACGCCGGCCCCGATAGGACGGACAACATGGCGTCGGCGCCCTAACCCCCGCACGTGGGCTCCACCCCCCGCACGTGGGCTCCCCGGAGGCGGCGCATCGCTGACCGAGGAACCAGAGAGCGATGTGTGGAATAGCAGGCCTTTTCGCTCCGCGCGGTGCCTCCGTCGAGCCCGAGTCCATGCGCCGGGCCGTAGCCTCCATGACCGGCTCGATGCACCATCGCGGCCCCGATGCGGACGGCCTCTGGGCGGACGGCGAAGGACGCTGCGTCCTGGGGCATCGGCGGCTCAGCATCATCGACACGACCGAAGCCGGCGTTCAGCCGATGCACAGCGGCAGCGCGCGCCACGTGATCACCTTCAACGGTGAGATCTACAACTACCTGGAATTGCGGCCGCGCCTGGAAAAGGCCGGCATCACGATCCGCGGGAAGACCGACACCGAGGTGCTCCTCGAAGCGGTCGCGCATGAGGGGCCGTCCGTCCTGTCGCGGCTCGACGGCATGTTCGCCTTCGCCGTGTTCGATCGGCGCGACGGTTCGCTCCTGCTGGCGCGGGACGCCTTCGGCGAGAAGCCGCTCTACATCACCACCCTCCGCTCCCGGGCCGTCGCGTTCGCCTCCGAGCTCCAGGCCCTCGAGCGCTGCGAGGGCTTCGACGCCCGCGTCGACGTGTCGGCGATGGCCGAGGTGCTGTCGTTCCAGTATATCGGCGCGCCGCGCTGCATCTACCGTAGCGTCCGCAAGCTCCTGCCGGGCCACTGGATGCGGATCCACGCCGACGGCCGGATCGAGACCGAGCGCTTCTTCAGCTTCAGGCCGGGCCGGGACGGCTATTCCGACCGGCCCCTGGCCGACCTTGCCGACGAACTGGAAGAGATCCTCGTCCGCAGCATCGACCGGCGGATGATCGCGGACGTCCCGCTCGGAGCCTTCCTGTCGGGCGGCGTCGATTCCTCGACCGTCTGCGCCCTGATCCGCCGTCGCCTCGACCGGCCGCTGAAGACGTTCTCGATCGGCTTCGAGGGGGCGCCCGAGAGCGAACACCTCACCGCGCGCATCTTCGCCCAGCATCTCGGGACCGAGCACCACGACGAGATCCTGAACCCCGACATCTCGGCGTTCCTATCCGGCATCGGCGCGCGCCTGGACGAACCGAACGGCGACAGCTCCTGCATGCCGACCTACCTGCTGTCCCAATTTGCCCGGCGGCAGGTCACCGTCGCGATATCCGGCGACGGCGGCGACGAACTCTTCGGCGGCTACGGCCGCTACTTCGCGACCCTCGGCGAGGCCGAGCGGCGCGCACGCGGCGAGATCGGCAGCGAATGGACACCCGGGGACGCCTATTTCGGCAACCGGATCCTCGTCGCCACCGAGCACCATATCAAGGAATTGTTCGGCTTCGTCCCGGACGGCTTCGCCGCGCACCTGGGCCATCTGCGCGAGGAGGTGAATGCCAGCGGCGACGGGCTTCTCGCCGAGCTGCGGCGCACCGACGCCGACAATTACATGCCGGGCGCCGTCCTGCCCAAGGTCGACCGGATGAGCATGCAATGCTCGCTCGAGGTCCGGACGCCGTTCCTGAACATGGAACTGGCGCGCTTTGCCGAGCGCCTGTCCCCCTCGGTCCTGATCAGCGGGCTGCGGGGCAAGCTCGTCCTGCGCGAGATCGCCTACCGCTATCTCCCCCGCGACCTCATCGACCTGCCCAAGCAAGGCTTCGCCCTGCCCCTCTCCGACTGGGCCCGCACGAGCATGCTGCAGGTCGCAGGCGGGATGCTGGAGGATCCGGACAGCCGCCTGCGGGCCGTGTTCGGCTCCGAGGGCATCGCGCGTTTCCTGGGGCGCCAGCGCAGCCCGGGCAACTTCTCGCCCTATCAGGTCTGGGGCGTCGCGATGCTGGAATCGTGGCTCCGCCACCATTCGGTCGACCTGCCCGGGCGGGCGAGCTACGCGCTGCCGCCCGAGGTCACGGGGGAGGGCGACGTGAAGGCCGCCCCGGCAGCGCCCCAGGACGCGGATGACGCCGCGCGCTGGGCTGCTCTGCCGGTGACCTCCCGGATCTTCATCGTGGCGGAGACCCGGCTGCCGCGGGGCGCGCGGATCACCACCGACGAAGCGCTGGCGTTGCTGCCGACGGACCTGCGCATCCTCCTGCTCGGACGCGTCGCGACGATGCCGGCGGCCGATCCGCTCAACGCCGCAACCGCAGAACGCCCGATCGTGGAGTTCAGGGGATCCAGCCGGTCCCTGAAGGCGGCCACCGTCCTGCTCTACGGCGTCAACGCGGATGGTTGCCCCGAAGCGTTGTGGAAGGATCTCGACGACGCCGGCGTCCGGCATCTCCTCGTCCGCTCGGCGCACAATTGGACGGTGGTCCATCAATTCACCTTCTCCCAGCACAACCCTGTCGCCCGCCTCGCCGCCGTCGCCCGGCTGTTCAAGAAGCGCGAAGCCTTCTTCTCCGCGAACCCGGTCGCGAAACGGTTCGGGGCAGCCGACATCGTCGACGATGCCGGACTGGATCTCCGGACGGTCCAGCTGACATTGGGCACCGAGGACGACCGCGATCGGGAATCCTCGGACCGCTTCACCGTGTTTCGCGGGTTTCGGCAGTTGCTCCCCTTCGAGCGTCCGTTCGACGAGGTCAGGAAATCCCCCGACCGCTACACGGTCTGGAACCGCCGGCTCTACGTCGGCAAGGACGACGGGCAGGGCGAGTCCAGCACCTACTGGGCCGTGTCCAACGACATCGCGGCCGAGAACGATCTCCCGGTCCGCCGACGCGACATCGCGGTGCCACTCTTCCAGCCCGGCTCCGGCATGCCGGTCGTCGAGCGTGCCCTCGCGGTGCCGATCAACGATGTCGCGCTGCAACCGGGGGATCCCGTGGTCGTGTGCACGCACGGGCTTCCTCCGGGCGGCGCCGAACGGCAGTGGGTCTACCTCGCGCAGGCGCTCAAGGCCGAAGGCTATGACGTCACCTTCGTCGTAGTCGACAAATTGCAAGACACGAACAGCTATCTCCGCCTGCTGAAGAGCCATGACATACCGGTGATCGACGGACGGTCCTTCAGCGACATCCAGAAGCTGCAGATGTGGCCGGATCACGTCATCCCGCTCGGCGACCTGAACGGCTTGCCCGACCCCTACGAGGCCTTGGCGATCACCAGCGCCCTGATGGCCGTCCGGCCGAAGGCCGTCTTCCTGCAACTCGACGGCCCCAACACCATCGGGGGCATCGCGGCGCACATCGCCGGGGTCGCCCACATCCTGCTGTCGTTCCGGAACTACAATCCGTCGCACTTCAGTTACCTGGCAAACGACTGGTTCAAAGAGGTGTATCGGGCGCTGGCCCGCTCGCCGCGCGTCAAGCTGTCCGGAAACTGCATCGCGGCGAACGACGACTACGCCGATTGGATCGGCGTCCCGCGATCGGCGGTGACCTTCATCCCGAACGCCATCGATCCCGATCTCTTCGCATTGCCGGCCGATGCCGACCTCGCGGCGGCGCGCCGTTCCCTCGGCCTGGACGAGCGCATGCCCGTGCTGCTCGGCGTTTTCCGGCTGTCGGAAGAGAAGAACCCGCGCCTTTTTCTCGATGTCTGCAACCGCATTCTGACCGAGCGGCCCGACGTCAGGATCCTGATCGCCGGGATCGGTCCGGGTCTCAATCAGATGCTCGACTGGGCGGACGCGCTGGGTCTGGCCGACAGGGTCACCTTCCTCGGCAAGCGCACCGATGTCGGGACGCTCATGCGGCTCGCATCGGTTCTTCTGCTTACCTCCAACATCGAGGGCATGCCGAACGTCCTGATGGAGTCGCAAGTGATGGGGACGCCCGTGGTCGCGACCGATGTCGGCGGCGTGCGCAGCGTCGTGGTGGATGGAACCACCGGGTTCGTGTGCCCGCCCGGCGATGCCGCGGCACTGGCCAGGGCGTGCCTGCGTCTCGTCGCGGACGAGACCCTGGCGCAGCGCATGGGTCTAGCCGGCCGGCGGCACATGCTCGAAGGCTTCACGAAGGTGGAGTTAGGACGACGGAGCCTGGCCTGCCTGACCGCGGGCGACCCTGTCGTGCCGCCGAGACGCGCACCGGTTTCGGCGTGAGTTTCGCGCCATGACCGTGCGGTCGCCAGCGCCGTCCGCACCGCGGGCGGCGCAAACGGGTGCGCTGCTCATCGAGCCCGACGCAGCGCCTCGGCGCCGCGACCGGACTCATGCTAGGGCTCTCGCCGCGGTCCGGCGCAGCCGCGCGCACGGCTTTCCTCGAGAAGATGACCTCAGATCATGACCGACTTGGTGACATCGGTGGCCGCTGGACCTGTCGATCCCGGTTCCCTGTTCGATCCGATTTGGTACGCCGCGTACGGCGATGATCTGCCCGCGGACCGTGACGCCCGCCTGCGGCATTATCAGGACCAAGGTTGGCGGAAGGGTCTGGAGCCGCACCCGCTCTTCGACGGCCGTTGGTATTGCGCCCGTTACGATGTTCCGGGAGATCTCGACCCGCTGAGTCATTATCTGACCGAGGGCGTACGAAAGGGCTGCAATCCGCATCCGCTCTTCGACGGCGATTGGTATCTCAGCCATAATCCGGATGTCATTTCGGCCGGCTTCGAGCCCTTGACCCATTTCGTCCATAACGGCGAACGCGAAGGCCGCTCCCCGCACCCGCTGTTCGACCCGGCTTGGTACCGCCAACGCAACGGAGAACCCGAGCTGCCGCTGCGGCATTACTTGGCCGGACAGGGCGGCAACCCGCATCCGCTGTTCGATGACGATGTCTACCGGAGTCACGCGCCCGAAGCGCTCGACCCCGCCACGCCCGCACTCCTCCATTATGTGCTCGACGCTTGGCGGGCGGATTGCCGTCCGACGCCGCTGTTCAGCAACGCATGGTACCGCGAACGATACGCGGCGCTGCTTCGGCCGGACGAGAGTCCGCTGGCTCACTATGTCCGCGCGGGATGGACGCGGGGCTGCCTACCCCATCCGCTGTTCGATCCGATCTGGTTCGAGCAGTCGGGACCGGACTGTTTCGGGCATGGCGAGATCCCGCTGGCGCGCTACGCGACGGTCCGAGAGTGGGATCGACGTTCGCCGCACCCGTGTTTCGATGCGAAATGGTATCTTGAGACCAACCCGGACGTCGCCGAGCACGGGAGCGATCCGTTGCTACATTTCCTCGATTACGGCTGGCGCGAGGGCCGATGGCCCAACCCGAACTTCGATACGCGGGGTTACCTGGAGGCCTATCCGGATGTCGAAGCCTCGGGGATCGATCCGCTGACTCACTTCGTGACCAAAGGCGCGGATGAGGGCCGGACCACGCGGGCGCCCTTCGCGGTCCCGGACCGATCCGACGTCCGGTCAAGCCTCTGATGGCTGGCGGGACGATGATGATGCATGGCGACCACAGCAGTTCCGAAAAACTCGGTGACCCGATGAATCCGGCCGCACAATTCGACGCCGAGGCCGCCCGCTTGATCTTCGCGCGTCTGACGGATCAGAACCGGAAGCTTGAGGAGCGCCTGAACGACGCGCTCGTAAGGCTGAAGGATCAAGCCGCGACCGACGCGCAGGTCGATGCGCTCGTCCGCGCGCTCCACGAGGGGCCCGATCGGGCTAAGGCGATGAATTCCAGCGCGCGACACCGTGAGGCCCAACTCCGACACAGCATCGCCTGTCTCTCGGCGGAACTCGAAGAGGCGCGCGGCCTGATTGCCAGCCTCGCCCGGGAACGCATCCCGCCCGCGCGATGAGGGACGCAGGTCATGGCCGCCCGACCTGCGGGCGGAGCACCGCAGGCGACCTGAACGCGTCGCCGCTCCTGCGAGTCTGGCGCCCGGAAGGGCTCGGTGCCCCCGCTGGGTGGGGTGGCCCACCCGATCTCGCGGATCGCATCACGGTCCCGCGCGGCGGGCCGGAGAGGTAAGGACAAAGTCTCGCCCGATCGCATCGTGTACGTCTGCCCCACCGCGCTGCTTGAGCAGCCAGCGCATCGCCATCCGCCATCCTCCCACACCGGCAACACCATCATGGGC from Methylobacterium sp. NMS14P includes:
- the asnB gene encoding asparagine synthase (glutamine-hydrolyzing), encoding MRRAVASMTGSMHHRGPDADGLWADGEGRCVLGHRRLSIIDTTEAGVQPMHSGSARHVITFNGEIYNYLELRPRLEKAGITIRGKTDTEVLLEAVAHEGPSVLSRLDGMFAFAVFDRRDGSLLLARDAFGEKPLYITTLRSRAVAFASELQALERCEGFDARVDVSAMAEVLSFQYIGAPRCIYRSVRKLLPGHWMRIHADGRIETERFFSFRPGRDGYSDRPLADLADELEEILVRSIDRRMIADVPLGAFLSGGVDSSTVCALIRRRLDRPLKTFSIGFEGAPESEHLTARIFAQHLGTEHHDEILNPDISAFLSGIGARLDEPNGDSSCMPTYLLSQFARRQVTVAISGDGGDELFGGYGRYFATLGEAERRARGEIGSEWTPGDAYFGNRILVATEHHIKELFGFVPDGFAAHLGHLREEVNASGDGLLAELRRTDADNYMPGAVLPKVDRMSMQCSLEVRTPFLNMELARFAERLSPSVLISGLRGKLVLREIAYRYLPRDLIDLPKQGFALPLSDWARTSMLQVAGGMLEDPDSRLRAVFGSEGIARFLGRQRSPGNFSPYQVWGVAMLESWLRHHSVDLPGRASYALPPEVTGEGDVKAAPAAPQDADDAARWAALPVTSRIFIVAETRLPRGARITTDEALALLPTDLRILLLGRVATMPAADPLNAATAERPIVEFRGSSRSLKAATVLLYGVNADGCPEALWKDLDDAGVRHLLVRSAHNWTVVHQFTFSQHNPVARLAAVARLFKKREAFFSANPVAKRFGAADIVDDAGLDLRTVQLTLGTEDDRDRESSDRFTVFRGFRQLLPFERPFDEVRKSPDRYTVWNRRLYVGKDDGQGESSTYWAVSNDIAAENDLPVRRRDIAVPLFQPGSGMPVVERALAVPINDVALQPGDPVVVCTHGLPPGGAERQWVYLAQALKAEGYDVTFVVVDKLQDTNSYLRLLKSHDIPVIDGRSFSDIQKLQMWPDHVIPLGDLNGLPDPYEALAITSALMAVRPKAVFLQLDGPNTIGGIAAHIAGVAHILLSFRNYNPSHFSYLANDWFKEVYRALARSPRVKLSGNCIAANDDYADWIGVPRSAVTFIPNAIDPDLFALPADADLAAARRSLGLDERMPVLLGVFRLSEEKNPRLFLDVCNRILTERPDVRILIAGIGPGLNQMLDWADALGLADRVTFLGKRTDVGTLMRLASVLLLTSNIEGMPNVLMESQVMGTPVVATDVGGVRSVVVDGTTGFVCPPGDAAALARACLRLVADETLAQRMGLAGRRHMLEGFTKVELGRRSLACLTAGDPVVPPRRAPVSA